A genomic segment from Saprospiraceae bacterium encodes:
- a CDS encoding glycoside hydrolase family 2 TIM barrel-domain containing protein, whose product MKNTTLKLAILLVTFLPIALFAQNIPLPEHPRPDFERVDWQNLNGSWDFALDAEDQGVQQKWQEGAVAFKQKIMVPFPWGSALSGVKDEADIGWYKRTITVDPSWKGKRAFLTIGASDWETSVWLDGHLLGTHQGGYVPFSFDLTPFVSYGQAQQLVIRADDKRRDFTLYGKQGYGNARGIWQTVYLEARGATYLEAIHFTPDIDAQKVKLTAYLSAPAVKEMTLSVSIQTAGKPILEKIMVPVGKDKIHLDVAIPQPHLWSLEDPYLYEAAVTLGDDLVKSYFGMRKIAVNNLPGTDYLYISLNDKPIYLQLALDQSYHPDGFYTFPSDDFMREEIERSKSIGLNGIRPHIKVEIPRKLYWADKLGLLVMADLPNSWGDPEEAMQEEAETTLRKMIKRDYNHPSIFSWILFNETWGLRTHLEEDGKKIAEYQERTQMWVSSMYYLAKSLDPTRLVEDNSICCGAGHTETDINSFHEYLPGWAWEDYLKNLTEQSHPGSNFHFEAGFQQGNQPKINSECGNVWGYQGSTGDVDWSWDYHRMINTFRKYPEVAGWLYTEHHDVINEWNGYWRFDRTEKFTGMESIMTGMSLKDLHAPVYLSTGNEICQTVRGGEEVQVPLYLSVMTDVALGDQIKMTYQLELTNALGLTSQITQGTMPIDYQPYLQKTLAPLSIKMPEEKGLAVLKLQLEDKNGQVLHHNFMHFEILSDQLPAKTTLLSVAPKGFSKAAWTVKQWDVLDGLKVNGAGQGFFEYTIDLPATIKPGGIKTAYFLVELSAKTQFVKDLDEKESQNVDFMLGGKASPSGNPNAYPMTDETLFPSDITVSIDGKTALSTNLADDPADHRGVLSWHHQLQDKLLREAGSYGYLVKVPVSKQALKAALKTGKMVVKIAANGTGGVAVYGASFGRYPLDPSLVLVWR is encoded by the coding sequence ATGAAAAACACAACCTTAAAACTTGCCATCCTACTGGTAACCTTTCTCCCTATTGCACTTTTCGCCCAAAATATTCCACTGCCCGAACATCCTCGTCCCGACTTTGAACGGGTAGACTGGCAGAACCTCAATGGTAGTTGGGATTTTGCCTTGGATGCCGAAGATCAAGGGGTACAGCAAAAATGGCAGGAAGGAGCTGTGGCTTTTAAGCAAAAAATAATGGTGCCTTTCCCCTGGGGCTCGGCCCTCTCGGGGGTGAAGGATGAAGCGGATATTGGCTGGTATAAAAGGACGATTACGGTCGATCCTTCCTGGAAGGGAAAGCGAGCTTTTTTGACGATAGGGGCCTCGGATTGGGAGACCAGCGTGTGGCTCGATGGGCATTTGTTAGGAACCCATCAAGGGGGCTATGTGCCTTTCTCCTTTGACTTAACGCCCTTTGTTAGCTACGGACAGGCGCAGCAGCTGGTGATCCGGGCGGATGATAAGCGACGCGATTTCACCCTTTATGGCAAACAAGGCTATGGAAATGCCAGGGGGATTTGGCAGACGGTGTACCTCGAAGCCAGAGGCGCGACTTACCTGGAGGCCATCCATTTTACGCCCGATATTGACGCACAAAAGGTGAAACTCACGGCTTATTTGTCTGCTCCTGCGGTGAAAGAAATGACGCTTTCGGTTTCCATTCAAACAGCAGGAAAGCCCATCTTGGAAAAAATCATGGTGCCAGTGGGAAAGGATAAAATCCATCTGGATGTTGCGATACCCCAGCCTCACCTCTGGTCATTGGAGGACCCTTATTTGTATGAGGCAGCCGTAACCTTGGGAGATGACCTCGTGAAGTCCTATTTCGGGATGCGGAAGATAGCTGTAAATAATCTACCCGGAACGGATTATCTCTACATTTCTCTAAATGACAAGCCAATCTATTTGCAATTGGCACTAGATCAATCCTATCATCCCGACGGTTTTTATACTTTTCCTAGTGATGATTTTATGCGAGAGGAGATTGAGCGCTCCAAATCCATCGGTCTCAATGGCATTCGGCCGCATATTAAGGTTGAAATACCAAGGAAACTCTATTGGGCGGATAAGCTTGGCCTGCTGGTGATGGCTGATTTACCCAATAGTTGGGGAGACCCGGAGGAAGCCATGCAGGAAGAAGCGGAGACCACCCTTCGCAAGATGATTAAGCGAGATTATAACCATCCTTCCATCTTTTCCTGGATTCTTTTTAATGAAACCTGGGGTTTGAGGACCCATTTGGAAGAGGATGGGAAAAAAATAGCCGAATACCAGGAGCGAACCCAAATGTGGGTGTCTTCTATGTATTACCTGGCCAAATCACTGGACCCTACGCGGCTAGTGGAGGATAATTCTATTTGTTGCGGGGCCGGGCATACCGAAACTGATATTAATTCCTTCCACGAATACCTCCCTGGCTGGGCCTGGGAAGATTACCTAAAAAACTTGACAGAGCAGTCGCATCCTGGCAGTAACTTCCATTTTGAAGCCGGATTCCAGCAAGGTAACCAGCCCAAAATTAATTCGGAATGTGGCAATGTCTGGGGCTATCAGGGCAGTACAGGGGATGTCGATTGGAGCTGGGATTATCACCGAATGATCAATACCTTCCGCAAATACCCCGAAGTTGCTGGATGGCTCTATACCGAACACCACGATGTGATCAACGAATGGAATGGCTACTGGCGATTTGACCGGACCGAGAAATTTACCGGTATGGAAAGCATCATGACTGGGATGAGCCTGAAAGACTTGCATGCCCCTGTGTATTTATCGACAGGTAATGAAATTTGCCAAACCGTGAGGGGAGGGGAGGAGGTGCAGGTCCCGCTTTACCTCTCTGTCATGACGGATGTGGCCCTGGGTGACCAAATCAAAATGACGTACCAATTAGAACTCACCAATGCCCTTGGGCTTACTTCTCAGATAACTCAGGGCACCATGCCAATCGATTATCAGCCCTATTTACAAAAGACCTTAGCACCGCTGTCGATTAAAATGCCAGAGGAGAAGGGCTTGGCGGTTTTAAAACTGCAATTGGAGGATAAAAACGGTCAGGTATTACACCACAATTTTATGCACTTTGAAATTCTATCGGATCAGCTTCCGGCAAAAACAACGCTTCTCAGCGTGGCACCCAAAGGTTTTTCCAAAGCAGCATGGACGGTTAAACAGTGGGACGTGCTAGACGGCTTAAAAGTCAATGGCGCCGGTCAAGGTTTTTTTGAATATACCATTGATTTGCCAGCCACTATCAAGCCTGGAGGGATCAAAACAGCTTATTTCCTGGTGGAGCTTTCGGCCAAAACGCAATTTGTGAAGGATTTGGATGAAAAAGAATCCCAAAATGTTGATTTTATGTTAGGGGGTAAAGCTTCTCCCAGTGGCAATCCCAATGCCTATCCGATGACGGATGAGACCCTTTTTCCTTCTGATATTACCGTCTCTATTGATGGTAAAACGGCGCTAAGCACCAACCTAGCAGATGACCCTGCCGATCATCGCGGCGTTTTGTCCTGGCACCACCAATTGCAGGATAAGCTACTGCGAGAGGCCGGTTCTTATGGCTACCTGGTGAAGGTGCCCGTCTCGAAGCAGGCATTAAAGGCCGCCCTGAAGACTGGCAAGATGGTTGTTAAAATAGCGGCGAATGGAACGGGGGGTGTGGCAGTGTATGGCGCCTCCTTTGGGCGATATCCTTTGGACCCATCCTTAGTGCTTGTTTGGAGGTAG
- a CDS encoding ABC transporter permease gives MIKNYFKIAWRNLLRNKLYSLLNIGGLALGLATCVVILLFVKNELSYDRFNEKADRMVRVVFRADIDGGKINEANVMPPTAQTLLNDYPEVEEATRLRSYGKPKVNIGENTFKEGKFAFVDANFFQVFTLPLIKGDPQTALIEPNTIIISEKMADRFFGEEEPIGQVLNFQEWNQSYKVTGVMEEVPQNAHFHFDLFGSMAGLEEARKPSWMTSEFHTYLVLRKGFDYKELEAKLPEVIEKYMGPQLTQAMGITLEQFRNKGNKIGLFLQPLTEIHLYSDVNLGLEPGGDVRYVYIFSAVAFFMLIIACINFINLTTASATKRALEVGVRKVIGAPKRQLMGQFLTESVLLTFLALFAALALVQATLPTFNRLADKNLSFDLLADPILPIGLLVLGLVVGLVAGLYPAFFLAGFKPIAVLKGKFSTDKSSAGLRSGLVVFQFFVSTVMIVGTIVIYQQLAYIQHKKLGYDKDQLLVLPDTWMLGQQEEVFRQQILNDPRVLNATVSAYRPAGYSANNNSMAYPDGKESDLMRTLEYRVDEQYIPTFGMKMAAGRNFSTDFSTDSTAIIINQSAVTAFGWEDALGHTITRLKNNDGTKIVYQVIGVVEDFHFKSLHEPITPLLMVLGKSSGLTIKAKTADMNSLIASLQEQWTTLKPDEPFSYGFIDELLRETYLSEQKSGQILKIFSLLTILVSCLGLFGLATFTADQRKKEIGVRKVLGATEQQITWLLSRDFLKLVFIACLLAVPVAYWGMTKWLQDFAYRIEMEWWVFVLAGFSTGLIALLTVSYHAIRSALLNPVEALKTE, from the coding sequence ATGATAAAAAATTACTTCAAAATTGCCTGGCGTAACCTGCTTAGAAACAAGCTTTATTCCTTACTCAATATCGGAGGACTGGCGCTTGGGTTGGCTACCTGCGTGGTCATCTTGCTTTTCGTAAAAAACGAATTGAGTTATGATCGTTTTAATGAAAAAGCCGATCGGATGGTACGCGTGGTGTTTCGGGCGGATATTGATGGTGGGAAAATAAATGAGGCGAATGTAATGCCTCCTACGGCCCAAACCTTGCTAAACGATTACCCTGAAGTAGAAGAAGCTACTCGACTTCGGAGTTACGGTAAACCCAAGGTGAATATTGGGGAAAATACGTTCAAAGAAGGCAAGTTTGCTTTCGTCGATGCCAATTTTTTTCAGGTATTTACCCTGCCGCTGATCAAAGGTGATCCCCAAACGGCATTGATTGAACCTAATACGATCATTATTTCTGAGAAGATGGCCGACCGTTTTTTTGGGGAAGAAGAGCCCATCGGGCAGGTATTGAACTTTCAGGAATGGAACCAATCTTATAAAGTGACGGGGGTCATGGAAGAGGTGCCTCAAAATGCGCATTTTCACTTTGACCTATTTGGTTCTATGGCGGGTTTGGAGGAAGCCAGGAAACCCAGCTGGATGACCTCGGAGTTTCATACCTACCTGGTCTTAAGAAAAGGCTTCGACTACAAGGAACTAGAAGCCAAACTCCCGGAAGTAATCGAAAAATACATGGGCCCGCAATTGACCCAGGCCATGGGGATTACCCTGGAGCAATTCCGGAATAAAGGCAATAAAATAGGGCTTTTCCTCCAGCCATTGACGGAGATTCACCTCTATTCGGACGTAAACCTGGGCTTGGAGCCAGGTGGCGATGTTCGTTATGTTTATATTTTCAGTGCTGTTGCCTTTTTTATGTTGATCATTGCCTGTATTAATTTTATCAATTTGACGACGGCTAGTGCCACCAAACGGGCTCTGGAGGTGGGCGTCAGAAAAGTAATTGGCGCTCCAAAACGCCAGTTGATGGGCCAGTTTTTGACAGAATCTGTGCTCCTTACTTTTCTCGCTTTGTTTGCGGCATTGGCCTTGGTGCAGGCGACTTTGCCTACCTTTAATCGTTTGGCTGACAAAAACTTAAGCTTTGACTTGTTAGCTGATCCTATTTTGCCTATAGGACTTTTAGTTCTTGGCCTGGTGGTTGGTTTGGTGGCTGGTTTGTATCCTGCCTTTTTTCTTGCAGGCTTTAAACCAATAGCTGTTTTAAAAGGAAAGTTCAGTACTGACAAAAGCAGCGCAGGTTTGCGAAGTGGTCTGGTCGTCTTCCAGTTTTTTGTCTCTACGGTTATGATTGTTGGCACCATTGTAATCTATCAGCAATTAGCCTACATTCAGCACAAGAAGTTGGGTTACGATAAAGATCAGCTATTGGTTTTGCCAGATACCTGGATGCTTGGTCAACAAGAGGAAGTGTTCCGCCAGCAAATACTTAATGATCCTCGGGTGCTGAATGCCACCGTATCGGCTTATCGACCTGCCGGTTATTCTGCCAATAACAACTCCATGGCCTATCCCGATGGCAAGGAATCTGATTTGATGAGGACCTTGGAATATAGGGTTGACGAGCAGTATATTCCAACCTTTGGGATGAAAATGGCAGCGGGACGAAACTTTTCAACTGACTTTTCGACGGATAGTACGGCTATTATCATCAACCAATCTGCCGTTACGGCTTTTGGATGGGAGGACGCCCTGGGGCATACGATCACTCGGCTCAAAAATAACGATGGTACTAAAATAGTATACCAGGTGATTGGTGTGGTAGAAGATTTTCACTTCAAATCCTTGCACGAGCCCATCACCCCCTTGTTGATGGTATTGGGAAAAAGCTCAGGTTTGACCATCAAAGCTAAAACGGCAGATATGAATAGCCTCATTGCTTCCTTACAGGAACAGTGGACCACATTAAAACCCGACGAACCTTTCTCCTACGGCTTTATCGATGAATTACTGCGAGAAACTTACCTATCGGAGCAAAAAAGCGGGCAAATCTTGAAAATATTTTCGCTGCTCACCATTTTAGTATCCTGTTTAGGTTTGTTTGGCCTGGCCACCTTTACGGCCGATCAGCGCAAAAAAGAGATTGGTGTTCGCAAGGTATTGGGGGCGACGGAGCAGCAAATCACCTGGCTGCTTTCGCGGGATTTCCTAAAGTTGGTTTTCATTGCCTGTTTATTGGCTGTCCCTGTTGCTTATTGGGGGATGACCAAATGGCTGCAAGATTTTGCCTATCGGATAGAGATGGAATGGTGGGTTTTCGTCCTTGCGGGATTCAGCACGGGTCTTATTGCCCTATTGACGGTGAGTTACCATGCGATAAGATCGGCTTTGCTGAATCCGGTGGAGGCACTAAAAACGGAATAA
- a CDS encoding metallophosphoesterase — MKHLRTFQSIGMISLLLWPFLLSAQKFEFAMIGDMPYQEADVVKFENLIEALNGDRRVKWVMHTGDIKTGDTPCTDEYFQNRFDLYQKIKKPFIITPGDNEWTDCHRNGAGKYDPLERLGALRALFFKDSHHSLGQHPMPLESQKDLAGFENYPENQRWEKHGVWFATCHVVGSQNGMAPFAGRTGAHDQEVADRTQAAIYWLKETFDKAKDDKGVLIMIHANPHLEQAADSVATKGFYAFLTALEEAVIRFGKPVLFVHGDSHYFRYDKPLLDRKTKRRIENFTRLEVFGASDVHWVKVVVNPKDPNVFQVRQELVRANFERH; from the coding sequence ATGAAACATTTACGCACCTTCCAAAGCATAGGCATGATAAGTTTGCTCCTATGGCCCTTTTTGCTCAGCGCTCAAAAATTTGAATTCGCCATGATTGGCGATATGCCTTACCAGGAGGCTGATGTCGTCAAATTTGAAAACCTGATCGAGGCATTGAATGGGGATAGACGGGTTAAATGGGTCATGCATACCGGCGATATTAAAACGGGCGACACGCCATGTACGGACGAATATTTCCAGAACCGTTTTGATTTATACCAAAAGATCAAAAAGCCATTTATCATTACACCGGGTGACAATGAATGGACCGACTGCCACCGCAATGGCGCCGGTAAATATGATCCATTGGAAAGACTGGGCGCCTTACGGGCCCTTTTTTTTAAAGATTCCCACCATAGTCTTGGCCAGCATCCAATGCCTTTGGAAAGCCAGAAGGACCTTGCAGGTTTCGAAAATTATCCAGAGAATCAGCGCTGGGAGAAGCATGGCGTATGGTTTGCTACTTGTCATGTAGTGGGCAGCCAAAATGGGATGGCGCCTTTTGCAGGGCGCACTGGAGCCCACGACCAGGAAGTCGCCGATAGAACCCAGGCGGCTATTTATTGGCTGAAGGAGACGTTCGACAAAGCAAAAGATGATAAAGGGGTATTAATTATGATTCATGCCAACCCCCATCTGGAACAAGCCGCTGATTCCGTTGCTACCAAAGGGTTTTATGCCTTTTTGACCGCCTTGGAGGAAGCCGTTATCCGATTTGGCAAGCCGGTTTTGTTCGTGCATGGCGATTCTCATTATTTTCGTTATGATAAACCGCTGCTTGATAGGAAAACCAAAAGGCGAATTGAAAACTTCACCCGTTTAGAAGTCTTTGGCGCCAGTGATGTTCATTGGGTAAAAGTTGTGGTCAATCCCAAAGACCCGAATGTATTTCAGGTTAGGCAAGAACTGGTTCGTGCAAATTTTGAACGTCATTAG
- a CDS encoding TlpA disulfide reductase family protein: protein MPWRILIFGCFFSCFALNAQVNSISVDLYKKIGAFPTATRAYVYEKYAVDIVPEGVPSFLKDYRVFEIPLSDDVSKKDNLLAVCGLYQKEKIIIIDANRNNDLSDDRLFNFPYDQQEFLGYANRGVFPEVYTLDKSSKLDRFTGNELLINYTQTAGEDMHRKNIFVEVLPNFIMFPSPDRPNYEQLLAWFDYTFLLLLAEHRTGEFSYHGKRFQIYIQQDRVDRSFERLKIFIREKAAGVPVGKFEETIFYPYKKIIMGDDVFDISVDPLRETATLTAVDSRQNYEEKLALENQKVAAFEALNFLDGKVVGYSPELTDQPTLIHFWGSWCGPCKKDMPILKKISTTYGDDLGLIGIASESSENLDLLLKISGEHDMDWPQICEVASEEESGIVQGYNVKAFPTYVLIDDKGKLTLRTNDIELIVKELQTMIQK, encoded by the coding sequence ATGCCTTGGAGAATTCTAATATTTGGTTGTTTCTTTTCCTGTTTTGCGCTAAACGCTCAGGTTAATTCCATAAGCGTTGATTTGTACAAAAAAATAGGCGCATTTCCGACAGCCACCCGGGCTTATGTCTACGAAAAGTATGCGGTAGATATTGTTCCCGAAGGTGTACCCTCCTTTTTGAAGGATTATAGAGTCTTCGAAATTCCGCTTTCCGATGATGTCTCGAAAAAAGATAACTTGCTGGCGGTATGTGGTTTATATCAAAAAGAGAAGATTATTATCATTGACGCCAATCGCAATAATGATCTCAGCGATGATCGTTTGTTTAATTTTCCGTATGATCAGCAAGAATTTCTGGGCTATGCCAATAGAGGAGTATTTCCGGAAGTATACACCTTGGATAAATCCTCAAAACTGGATAGATTTACGGGAAACGAGCTACTCATAAACTATACCCAAACTGCTGGAGAGGATATGCATAGAAAAAACATCTTCGTTGAAGTGTTGCCCAACTTTATTATGTTCCCCAGCCCCGACCGCCCTAATTATGAACAGCTTCTGGCTTGGTTCGATTACACTTTCTTACTGCTGTTGGCTGAACATCGGACGGGAGAATTTTCTTATCATGGGAAACGCTTCCAGATTTATATTCAGCAGGACAGGGTGGACCGCTCTTTTGAGCGCTTGAAAATATTTATCCGGGAAAAGGCTGCGGGAGTTCCGGTAGGTAAATTCGAGGAAACTATTTTTTATCCCTATAAAAAGATAATTATGGGGGATGACGTTTTCGATATCTCCGTTGATCCCCTTCGCGAGACGGCTACCCTGACCGCAGTTGATTCCCGGCAGAACTATGAAGAGAAATTAGCGCTGGAAAACCAAAAAGTCGCCGCTTTCGAAGCTTTGAACTTTTTGGATGGGAAGGTCGTGGGTTATTCCCCTGAGCTTACCGACCAGCCCACGCTAATACACTTTTGGGGTAGTTGGTGCGGACCGTGTAAAAAAGATATGCCCATCCTTAAAAAGATAAGCACCACTTATGGAGATGATCTTGGTCTGATCGGGATCGCTTCCGAATCTTCGGAAAATTTGGATCTGCTGCTCAAAATCTCCGGCGAGCATGATATGGACTGGCCTCAAATATGCGAGGTCGCTTCCGAAGAGGAAAGTGGGATTGTCCAGGGGTATAACGTAAAGGCATTCCCAACCTATGTGCTTATTGATGATAAGGGAAAACTGACACTGAGAACAAACGATATTGAGCTGATCGTAAAGGAATTGCAAACGATGATTCAAAAATGA
- the cmk gene encoding (d)CMP kinase: MKKIIIAIDGFSSCGKSTLAKGLAVRLGYGFVDSGAMYRAVTLFLIRKAINLDNLEAVKQALTDIKIRFVASPAGNRTYLNDEDVEEEIRSMTVSSKVSLVAAIPIVRKAMVHQQQEMGKEKGIVMDGRDIGTVVFPQAELKLFVTADPEVRTQRRFLELQQKGQTIPIETVRQNLLERDNIDSTRQDSPLRQAEDAILLDNTNLSPDGQLALALEWAKERMEG, from the coding sequence GTGAAAAAAATCATCATTGCCATTGATGGCTTTTCCTCTTGTGGAAAGAGTACCCTAGCCAAAGGTTTAGCAGTCAGGCTGGGTTATGGTTTCGTAGACTCCGGGGCCATGTATCGGGCCGTTACCTTGTTTTTGATCCGAAAAGCGATCAATCTGGATAACTTGGAAGCAGTAAAACAGGCTTTAACTGACATTAAAATCCGATTTGTAGCCAGCCCTGCTGGCAATCGAACGTATTTGAACGACGAAGATGTGGAGGAAGAGATCAGAAGCATGACTGTATCGTCCAAGGTCAGTCTGGTCGCTGCTATCCCTATCGTAAGAAAGGCAATGGTTCATCAACAGCAAGAAATGGGAAAAGAAAAGGGCATTGTCATGGATGGCCGGGATATAGGAACGGTCGTATTCCCTCAGGCAGAACTAAAGCTTTTTGTCACCGCCGACCCCGAAGTACGCACCCAACGCAGGTTCCTTGAATTGCAACAGAAAGGGCAGACCATTCCCATCGAAACGGTTCGACAAAACCTCCTCGAAAGAGATAACATTGACTCCACCAGACAGGATAGCCCGCTCAGACAAGCCGAAGATGCTATTTTGCTTGATAATACCAACCTTAGCCCCGATGGTCAGCTGGCGCTGGCTTTGGAATGGGCAAAGGAGCGAATGGAGGGCTAG
- a CDS encoding DUF2795 domain-containing protein encodes MYWTLELAHYLEDAPWPATRDELIDYSIRSGSPLEVIENLQQMEDEGEIYESIEDIWPDYPRKDDFLFNEDEY; translated from the coding sequence ATGTATTGGACACTAGAACTAGCTCATTATCTGGAAGATGCGCCATGGCCCGCCACTCGTGATGAGTTGATTGACTACTCAATCAGATCAGGGTCGCCACTTGAAGTCATCGAAAATCTCCAGCAGATGGAAGATGAAGGAGAAATTTACGAGAGTATAGAAGACATTTGGCCGGATTATCCTCGCAAAGATGATTTTCTTTTTAATGAGGATGAATACTGA
- the queA gene encoding tRNA preQ1(34) S-adenosylmethionine ribosyltransferase-isomerase QueA translates to MRTKLSHFGFDLPKDLIAQFPTDARDESRLMVLHRKTGKIEHKIFKDVLDYFNDGDVMIFNNTKVFPARLYGRKEKTGANIEVFLLRELNNEARLWDVLVDPARKIRVGNKLYFSDEHDNDVLVAEVVDNTTSRGRTIRFLYDGTDEEFQKELNFLGNTPLPKYITRPASDMDKERYQTVYAKEIGAVAAPTAGLHFSRELLKRLEIKGVDFAELTLHVGLGTFRSIDVEDLSKHKMDAEYFRVDARSVDIVNRVKGKKGKACAVGTTSMRAIESAVSAEGYLKPAEGWTNKFIYPPYDFNIADAMITNLHLPKSSLLIMICAFGGFDLVMEAYQQAIKEKYRFFSYGDAMLII, encoded by the coding sequence ATGAGGACAAAGCTGTCACACTTCGGATTTGACTTACCGAAAGATTTAATTGCACAATTTCCAACGGATGCAAGGGACGAATCCCGCCTTATGGTTCTTCACCGAAAGACGGGTAAAATTGAGCATAAAATATTTAAAGACGTACTCGATTATTTCAATGATGGAGACGTCATGATTTTTAATAATACCAAGGTTTTTCCAGCACGCCTTTATGGCAGAAAAGAAAAAACAGGTGCAAATATTGAAGTTTTCTTGCTTAGAGAACTCAATAATGAGGCTCGGCTTTGGGATGTACTCGTTGATCCTGCCCGTAAAATCAGGGTCGGCAATAAACTGTATTTCAGCGACGAACACGATAACGATGTCCTCGTGGCTGAAGTCGTTGATAATACAACTTCCCGTGGACGAACCATCCGCTTTTTATATGATGGAACGGATGAGGAATTCCAAAAAGAGTTGAACTTCCTTGGAAATACCCCCCTTCCCAAATATATTACCCGGCCCGCTTCTGACATGGACAAGGAGCGTTATCAAACGGTATACGCCAAGGAAATTGGTGCCGTGGCTGCACCTACTGCCGGTTTACACTTTAGCCGCGAATTGCTCAAAAGGCTGGAAATAAAAGGGGTTGACTTCGCAGAGTTGACCTTGCATGTGGGTTTGGGTACTTTCCGCAGTATTGATGTAGAGGATTTGTCCAAACATAAAATGGATGCGGAATACTTTAGAGTGGATGCCAGATCTGTTGACATTGTCAACCGGGTCAAGGGGAAAAAAGGGAAGGCATGTGCTGTCGGAACAACCTCTATGCGGGCGATTGAATCTGCCGTTTCTGCCGAAGGTTATCTGAAACCAGCGGAAGGATGGACCAATAAATTTATCTATCCTCCCTATGATTTTAATATCGCAGATGCCATGATTACCAATTTGCATCTGCCCAAGTCTAGTCTACTAATTATGATTTGTGCATTTGGCGGTTTCGATTTGGTCATGGAGGCCTACCAGCAAGCCATCAAGGAAAAATACCGATTTTTTAGTTATGGTGATGCCATGCTAATTATTTGA
- a CDS encoding ABC transporter permease encodes MRTILKIVRESILQAFQQLSGNKLRSFLSLLGISIGIFCIIGVLSAVDSLEDNVRGSLEKLGNDVVYVKKWPWANISDSWWDYIKRPNPDYNDYEVINAKSKTAGLTSFHAAVGFRTVKFNSSSVERTILFAVSQEFEEMFQLEYDKGRYFSPAEYFYGSNKVVLGFQVAEELFGEIDPIGREIKLQGKNYEVIGVIEKAGDDLINPLNFDQAILVSYTNARALANLKARYIFDTSVTVKAAAGVPLEDMKDEVKGILRGHRRLKPLQDDDFSLNELSMVAVIFDNFFFVLNLVGIVIGFFAILVGAVSVSNIMFVSVKERTNLIGVKKALGAKSYMILLEFLIEAIILCLLGGAIGLILVYAVMQVLTNAIGFGLYIDLGNVFWGVSISILIGVISGLIPAIQAARMDPVVAMRQQ; translated from the coding sequence ATGAGAACCATCTTAAAGATTGTACGAGAAAGCATTTTGCAGGCCTTTCAGCAGTTAAGCGGCAATAAACTAAGAAGTTTTCTCTCGTTATTAGGGATATCGATTGGGATTTTTTGCATCATCGGCGTGTTATCAGCAGTGGATTCTTTGGAGGATAACGTAAGGGGGAGTTTAGAAAAACTAGGCAATGATGTGGTCTATGTTAAAAAGTGGCCTTGGGCAAATATTTCCGACTCTTGGTGGGACTATATCAAAAGGCCTAATCCTGACTATAACGATTACGAAGTTATCAATGCAAAGTCTAAAACCGCTGGCTTAACGTCTTTTCATGCAGCGGTGGGGTTTCGGACCGTAAAGTTTAACTCCAGTAGTGTAGAGCGAACCATTCTTTTTGCTGTTTCTCAAGAATTTGAGGAAATGTTCCAGCTGGAATATGACAAGGGGCGTTATTTTTCACCTGCAGAATATTTTTATGGGTCAAATAAAGTTGTTTTGGGTTTCCAGGTAGCCGAGGAGTTATTTGGAGAGATTGACCCTATTGGGCGGGAAATTAAATTACAAGGTAAAAATTATGAGGTGATTGGTGTTATCGAAAAAGCAGGAGATGATTTGATCAATCCGCTTAACTTCGACCAGGCCATTCTGGTCAGTTATACCAATGCCCGGGCCCTGGCCAACCTAAAGGCCAGGTATATTTTTGATACGAGTGTAACCGTGAAAGCGGCAGCCGGGGTGCCATTAGAAGATATGAAAGACGAGGTCAAAGGCATTTTGCGCGGGCATCGCCGACTGAAGCCATTACAGGATGATGATTTTTCCTTAAATGAACTCTCGATGGTAGCTGTAATTTTCGACAATTTCTTTTTTGTTTTGAATTTAGTTGGGATTGTCATCGGTTTTTTTGCCATTTTAGTAGGCGCCGTAAGTGTTTCAAACATCATGTTTGTATCCGTAAAAGAGCGTACAAACCTCATTGGGGTAAAAAAAGCCTTGGGTGCCAAGAGCTATATGATCTTGCTTGAATTTCTAATTGAAGCCATTATCTTGTGTCTATTAGGAGGGGCCATTGGCCTGATCCTCGTTTACGCCGTCATGCAAGTACTGACCAATGCGATTGGTTTTGGCTTGTATATTGATTTAGGTAATGTCTTCTGGGGGGTTAGTATCTCTATCCTAATTGGGGTGATTTCGGGTTTGATCCCTGCGATCCAGGCTGCAAGGATGGATCCGGTGGTGGCCATGCGTCAACAATAA